From Cydia splendana chromosome 25, ilCydSple1.2, whole genome shotgun sequence:
AAGCAGCACGGAAGAGCGCCCCGGCGACCGGCGGAGTGAAGAAACCCCACAGATACAGGCCCGGAACGGTCGCGCTGCGAGAAATCAGAAGATACCAGAAGAGCACAGAACTCCTCGTTAGAAAGCTGCCGTTCCAGCGACTCGTTCGTGAGATTGCACAAGATTTTAAAACGGACTTGAGGTTCCAGAGCTCAGCCGTGGCCGCTCTACAAGAAGCCAGCGAAGCGTATCTAGTAGCACTGTTCGAAGACACGAATTTATGTGCTATCCATGCTAAGCGCGTCACGATTATGCCAAAGGATATCCAGCTAGCGAGGAGGGTTCGGGGAGAACGTGCGTGAAGAAGAAATAGCTGctaatgtaaatatatttaagtaagAAGTGAATCTCTGACAAAGCCCTTCTCAGGGCTGCAAAATTTCGATGTTTCTCTAGCGTCAATCGATCGATCAATCATACACAAGGGTACTTCAATGTTTATTAGCAGACCAAATATATTACCTGAGTAAATTAGTCGTAGAATCAACAAGAGTTCGTAGTTCTCCTTCGTTCTACGATGGGACCAATGTAGAATAACGAGAAAACATAATTTAAGCTCGTTAGTTTGTTCGGTTAGTCATCAAACCTTCATGTGGGTAAAGTAATACAATATACCTAATCAAATAGGTAAATTTTTTACCAATtgaatttttttcttaaaaaatacctttactgtgcaattaaatatgtgcAGTTCTCATAAAAATTGCAACTGGAATGCAATTtgcgtacctactcgtatttgaTTGAACCTTTCGATTGACGATCGTGTTATAGAAACAATGAAAATGTTCTGTCCTGAAAAGGACATTTTTCTTTTATAATTAAGCAGGCAAAATTAAATTCAATTGATTACTTAAAACTATTCATATATTATTCTTCACCGATTTCTCCTCACACTTAAATGCTTctcaaaattttcaaataattcTTCATTCGATTTCTCTCCACATTTAAACGCTTCTCAATTTTTTAAAGGTTATAATTCTCACGGCACAAAACGCCGGTGTCTTCGTTCCACTAGAAACTTGTCGGACTAGATCACACAATCAGGCAAGTTGTCCTCAATCTTCTTGCGACGATTTGATGGTCTTCTTCGGCAGCAGCTCCTGACGGATGGAAGGCAGCACACCGCCTTCAGAGATGACGACGCCAGCCAGGAGTTTCCGGAGCTCATCATCGTTCTTGACTGCTAACAGGATATGGCGAGGCGCTACACGGCTTCTGCTATTATCTTGGGCCGCTTGCGCTGCTAACTCCAATATCTCAGCTGCTAAATACTCTGCAACTCCTGCGAGATATACAGCAGATCCAACGCCTACTTTCCTCGCATAGTTCCCATTTTTTAGCAGCCGATGTATGCGGCCTACGGGGAAAATGATCCCAGCCTTCGAAGAGCGGGTCTTGTTTTTCTTCTTTGAGTCCATGGTGGGATGACTGAACGCCAGCGGTTGGCGGAATGTTACAAAATTCAAGTCTGGCAACTAGTGGGTGTACGACGCAGTATATCGACATCGACAGTGACCAATGGGAAAAGGATGTGAAATGCTGATGAATTTTTTctacttaagtaggtaggtacttcgaCGACTAGGAAAACCGAAATGGTCACAAATTGGAGTTTGTGTAAAAATCCGTTAGATGATATGCTTTAAGGGGTTACCCATATAAGTAGGCGAgcccaggcggcttagcacggtcgcgtttttatcccttgtcaccatgcctgtcacgttctaacaagtacgtaagtgcgaaagggacgcgcatagtgatagacgataaaaatggaaccgtgctgcgcccacaggtcCAGGTATTTATATCGGTAACCTGATGGTATTTATATGGgtaataacttaataagtacgataaagaaatttaataggtacctacttataattaaaagtacctatgtatgtttGCCATCTAGAGCTCTAGAGAACGCACTGTAAAGTACTATAGCGATATCAGCGATGAAGGATCTGCATTACTCGTCTAGCTTGTTCCAGCCGGATTGTATTTATTAACTACCGAAGTTGTGTAAAAATAATCTTAAAGCCTAAAGCTGAATATTAGAAGAAACTTTTACAATGAGGGTAGTATTATTTGTTCAGATTTCACGTGACTGCACGAGTTCAAACCAATACAATCATAAaagtttaataaacattttGTTTTTGACACTTTCTATCGTCGACGGTACTGGTCTTTAAACAATCATCTACTTACCTACATCATCGAAATGATTCTACCAATACAGAACTCAATGAGGTTGCGATGTTTCTAAATTCTAACACACATTCCTATGTTTAGTCACAGAAtacataatagtactaccgtacagaaaggacacttcctacaaaaccaaactttgacagcgattcagggtcgaatcatgctatccctttctaatgtatggcactatccctttcggctatttagggttgtcaaaattcaagtgattatcgtatctgtgatcgtgcacgcaattaaaaggacgtcaagtggtgcctaccctaataattgctcgaagCAACGCTGAGCCGAGTttacccgaagtcaggagtgtgtCCGCAGGTTTTAGTGCCAACTTCGGTCTCAATCATCAGAACAGCTCGATGTTTAGGATTACATTGTAAAATTTCAGGTTATTCGGGTACTAAAGAGTGGTCGAAATTTGGTTGAAACTTTAACTTCTTAGGTAATCTTAGGTGGGATTaggtatttcagtttataacttAGTTTTAGTTACCTATATAAAAGCGAGTAAAATAagagctaataaaaatgcaaattCAATTTCATAACTTTTTATTAAGTACTGAACTAAGTAAACATTTTATAGTAGGTATTGCACTTAAATGACTAGGTAAATACACATTGCACATATAGGTACgtagaatttttttatttatgaacaAAAACGTAAGTTTAGAAACATTCGAGGTCCGGGTGTCGATCGGTTAGCTTCTTTCTAAtactaaaaaaccggccaagtgcgagtcggactcgcgcacgtagggttccgtacctaccgTTACggaaaaaacggcaaaaaaaaacacgtttgttgtatgggagccccacttaaatatttattatattctgtttttagtatttgttgttatagcggcaacagaaatacatcatctgtgaaactttcaactgcctagctattacggtttagagatacagcctggtgacagacagacagacggacagaggagtcttagtaatagggtcccgttttacccattgggtacggaaccctcaaaaACAAAGTATTGTACAATTGAAgtttgggactaaaactagttTATGTTACATTTTTGACTCCCTATACAAGCCACCAGGTAGGCGCCACTCTCACGCACACAGCCTTAATGGTTGACGTCGGCCTGCATCTGCTGTGGCGGGGTGTGGAACAGCAGCATGGGGTCGAGCAACTGGCGAGCGCTGAGCGCGGATTGCTCGAGCAGGTTGTCTTGTAGAAGCATCTCGACGTTCAGGCCTGTCAGGTCCTGGGTGAAATGAGATGCACATTATAAATaattcttcgcggatgtatgcaggtttcctcacgatgttttccttcaccgaaaagataGTGTTACTTagatatcaaatgatatttcgtacataaaatctttgtatatgtacagtcgactaAACTATAACTAATAGTACATTCCAATTTTATTGACACCTAGCGGCCTttagaaaaaactaaatgaaCTATACCATGGAGATAACAACAATAAGGAGTAACATTTAATTAGTTAACATTTAGTTCACTTGGaagtaataaaagtaaacaaataacatCTTGGTTAACGCTGGCTTGAGATTGTGgttttaataagtacctacatacatttaaTTTTCCTATTGTTTTAATAATCATAAAGTTACTGCCCAGTAATgcccatttctatttaaagtcgTACCCACAacttgcattttagattttggaatttttatattatttccacacAGAATCACGAGCTTCTTAGAACCTAATACGAGAAATAAAGTGTCCCcaaaatatcataaaaaatttttgctatccgttttgttacggtcatagaggttgtattgaaaaccgtaaccaaacggaccaaaAATTTTGGGGACTGtttttttctcagtaaaaatggaaaaaactCGTGATTCcgtgtagaaataaaataaaaattcccaattctaacacaaaaaaatttgatacaattttaaatagaaatgccttATTGCGTGGCgtgtatttaaatttaaatgatttCAAGCATTTAATATGCGAATATAAGTAAATTTTAGGTGCCACCACGGGGGTAATTTATCCCCAGGTTCTACACAATCTAAACTGAATAATCTTTTTATACTAATACAGGATTTTCAATAAGCAAATGCATACGTcaataaactttaataataaacatCAATTAGTGTTCGTTCGTGCTCCGAGTTtgtactggggccttaccatgatgtccttattgcgattctgtttaggacttaaactgaattgctaaaggacggagctatataagttgcataactccgtcccttagcaattcagtttatgttctaaacagaatcgcaataaggacatcatggtaaggccccaggTATGGTGATGAACTATAAGTTACCTGTACTTGTGAGGGTGGGCCGACAAAGCGAGTGTTTCTGGCGATGCCGCGGCCTCGCCGTGCGTATGTCATGTTCGGCATTTCCGCTATGAAACAAtgacattattatttatattatggtCTAAGAGGGGGTAGACAAATTAGAATATTCTGGCGGGGCTGTGGATGCGGGTGTATAGAATTATGAGTAAATACAATATCTAAGAcgtcggttacacgctaattctggcgtcagttcagtccatcagtccattcgagttttgactgatgccagaatgatggaaaatggccacggttacacgatcagtccagactgacaacagactgataaaattacgacacagtcgccgtttggacacagaacgcaatagtcatttagtcttgcctaatatggtgactgacgcgagaatgacacgaacaggttacacgatcagtctcctaCCAGTTTCCTGTCATTCAAAATagactgacgaatattatctaaaaatttaaattttcatcagtccagaccatcagtccatcagtccgcgtgttacacgataattctccctTCAGTCTGATGAACTGAACTGaagccagaattagcgtgtaaccgatgtttAATGAAATGAAAGGAACCTTAAGTTTAGTCTGAAATGTAAAGTTTATAAAGAGAATCAGCAAGACTAACGAGTAGCAATATACCTCAATACAGCGTCGAAAAAATTAATGGGCTCTGGAGGGAAATTACCTTAAgttagctcatttta
This genomic window contains:
- the LOC134802979 gene encoding histone H3-like, coding for MARTKQTARKSTGGKAPRKQLATKAARKSAPATGGVKKPHRYRPGTVALREIRRYQKSTELLVRKLPFQRLVREIAQDFKTDLRFQSSAVAALQEASEAYLVALFEDTNLCAIHAKRVTIMPKDIQLARRVRGERA
- the LOC134802648 gene encoding histone H2A, sperm-like yields the protein MDSKKKNKTRSSKAGIIFPVGRIHRLLKNGNYARKVGVGSAVYLAGVAEYLAAEILELAAQAAQDNSRSRVAPRHILLAVKNDDELRKLLAGVVISEGGVLPSIRQELLPKKTIKSSQED